Proteins encoded in a region of the Vicia villosa cultivar HV-30 ecotype Madison, WI linkage group LG5, Vvil1.0, whole genome shotgun sequence genome:
- the LOC131603526 gene encoding uncharacterized protein LOC131603526 isoform X1 produces the protein MDRSWMYDRVNSDRYGLKDGFVSGVEDFVNKAMNRPQFLNEGGIRCPCKKCGCILLKTPNEVKHHLYKYGFLPNYYTWIDHGEANQSVDIDGHSSSGGNVGQDNTGDEEQFDAMNEMVSDVFGPFVNAPNVNAGMENETVSEGEVPNEKAQRFYDELISANQPIYEGASESRLSISVKLLAAMSNWHVPQKAMDFFSQMLIDVCPTKGCLPEKYYQVKKLVSKLGLEVEKIDCCVNGCLLYIKEDSTLTECRVCGAARYVPRKSGMGKYKDVAVKRMFYFPIIPRLQRLFASKESAAQMRWHRENPSDPNILRHPSDGKAWKHFDEVYPDYASDPRNVRLGLCTDGFTPYIQASSTPYSCWPVIVTPYNLPPEMCMTKPYLFLTCLVPGPYNPKAKIDVYLQPLIDDLQRLWRDGILTYDISMQQNFVMRAHLMWTINDFPAYGMLSGWGTQGRLACPYCMGSTDSFTLRYGGKSCWFDCHRRFLPMDHPFRKSKKRFSKNKIKKKKPPYMFTGHDVWEAVRDFPKVTDSDWATKFPGYGKQHNWIKRSIFWDLPYWKDNLLRHNLDVMHIEKNVFDNVFYTVMNDPAKTKDNEKARLDLPLNCLRGDLEMVTLPNGKMAKPKAKFSLTSEEAKLVCRWIKELKMPDGYASNLSRCSDVTKGRMKGMKSHDCHVFMECLLPIAFRSLPPEIWKPLTELSRFFKDLCCNTLKLEDLVRLEQNITIIICKLERIFPPGFFDSMEHLPIHLPNEAILGGPVQYRWMYPFERLMGDFKRSVKNKARVEGSICTAYLHRETTHFFSHYFKTFSLFPSTSLRNDPRPDHENSQPTLSVFSKCGRPSGKSRDYWVIDKEWKSAHVHILINCDEVKPYLELFMQYHSINEDDASGIIHEQFPSWLKDYVNDERNGTTSPHLKALALGPSPKATSWNIYFVNGYKFHTQEWSHGKKTTNCGVYVKGLTNGGENDFYGIIQRILQLEYHGFSNKIALFYCDWFDPTNNSGTKVITEYNIVDIKMNKRYRQYDPFILAQEAKQVYYVPYPETCRNMRGWCAAITTKPRGYVEIDNTGDEIPYQSDEMLPVVPITEVEQIRGLADGGLIDDEVEITMTTEPMTQD, from the exons ATGGATCGAAGTTGGATGTATGATAGAGTAAACTCCGATAGGTATGGTTTGAAAGATGGATTTGTTAGTGGAGTTGAGGATTTTGTCAATAAAGCCATGAATCGACCACAATTTTTAAACGAGGGGGGGATAAGGTGTCCTTGTAAAAAATGCGGTTGCATTCTCTTGAAAACGCCTAATGAGGTCAAACATCACTTGTACAAATATGGTTTTTTGCCTAACTATTATACATGGATTGATCATGGAGAAGCGAATCAAAGTGTAGACATTGATGGTCATTCTAGTAGCGGCGGGAATGTTGGTCAAGATAATACAGGCGATGAAGAACAATttgatgcaatgaatgaaatggtCTCTGATGTTTTCGGGCCATTTGTCAATGCCCCAAATGTGAATGCTGGTATGGAAAACGAAACAGTTAGTGAGGGTGAGGTACCAAATGAAAAAGCTCAACGATTTTATGATGAATTGATCTCTGCAAACCAACCGATTTATGAAGGAGCTTCTGAATCCAGACTATCTATTTCAGTTAAGTTGTTGGCTGCCATGTCTAATTGGCATGTTCCTCAAAAGGCCATGGATTTTTTCTCCCAAATGTTAATCGATGTTTGTCCAACTAAAGGATGCTTACCTGAAAAATATTACCAAGTGAAGAAGTTGGTGTCTAAGTTAGGATTAGAGGTTGAGAAAATTGATTGTTGTGTGAATGGATGCTTATTATATATTAAAGAAGATAGCACTTTAACTGAATGTAGAGTTTGTGGAGCTGCTAGGTATGTTCCTCGAAAGTCTGGAATGGGAAAATACAAAGATGTGGCAGTGAAGAGAATGTTCTATTTTCCAATCATTCCTAGGTTACAACGACTTTTTGCTTCAAAGGAATCTGCAGCTCAAATGAGATGGCATCGTGAGAACCCCAGCGATCCAAATATTTTACGTCACCCATCTGATGGAAAAGCATGGAAACACTTCGATGAAGTTTATCCCGATTATGCTAGTGACCCAAGAAATGTAAGATTGGGTTTATGTACGGATGGGTTTACCCCTTACATTCAAGCCTCTAGTACTCCATATTCATGTTGGCCAGTAATAGTCACACCCTACAATCTCCCTCCCGAAATGTGCATGACCAAACCATACTTATTCTTGACTTGTCTTGTACCTGGACCGTACAATCCTAAGGCTAAAATAGATGTCTACTTGCAACCTTTGATTGATGATTTGCAGCGCTTGTGGAGAGATGGCATTTTGACATATGATATTTCTATGCAACAAAATTTTGTAATGAGAGCGCATTTAATGTGGACAatcaatgattttccagcatatggTATGTTGTCTGGATGGGGGACACAAGGTAGATTAGCATGCCCTTATTGCATGGGCAGTACAGATTCTTTCACCTTAAGATATGGTGGAAAAAGTTGTTGGTTTGATTGTCATCGTAGGTTTTTACCAATGGATCATCCGTTTAGAAAAAGTAAAAAGAGATTTTCAAAAAACAAGATTAAGAAAAAAAAACCACCATACATGTTTACCGGCCATGATGTCTGGGAAGCAGTTCGTGATTTTCCAAAAGTTACAGACAGTGATTGGGCCACCAAATTTCCAGGGTATGGGAAACAACATAATTGGatcaaaagaagtatattttgggatctTCCATATTGGAAGGACAACTTGTTAAGGCACAACCTTGATGTGATGCACATAGAGAAAAATGTATTTGATAATGTGTTTTACACTGTCATGAATgatcctgcaaaaacaaaggacAATGAGAAGGCAAGATTGGATTTACCTCTTAACTGTTTACGCGGGGATTTAGAGATGGTTACTCTACCTAATGGAAAGATGGCTAAGCCAAAGGCAAAATTTTCTTTGACATCCGAAGAGGCAAAGTTAGTATGTAGATGGATTAAGGAACTAAAAATGCCTGATGGTTATGCCTCGAATCTTTCTAGGTGTTCTGATGTCACCAAGGGTAGGATGAAGGGGATGAAAAGCCATGACTGTCATGTTTTCATGGAGTGTTTGCTTCCAATTGCTTTTCGTTCCTTGCCTCCTGAGATATGGAAGCCGCTAACTGAGTTAAGTCGTTTTTTCAAAGACTTGTGTTGTAATACCTTGAAGTTGGAAGACCTTGTTAGGTTGGAACAAAACATTACCATCATCATATGCAAGCTTGAAAGAATTTTTCCTCCAGGTTTCTTTGACTCAATGGAACATCTCCCGATTCACCTACCTAATGAAGCAATCCTCGGTGGTCCCGTGCAATATCGTTGGATGTATCCATTTGAAAG ATTGATGGGAGACTTCAAGCGTTCGGTGAAAAATAAAGCTAGGGTTGAAGGTTCAATATGCACTGCCTACTTGCACCGTGAAACTACTCATTTTTTCTCTCACTATTTCAAGACCTTTAGTTTGTTTCCAAGTACAAGTTTAAGGAATGATCCTCGACCAGATCATGAGAATTCCCAACCAACACTTTCAGTTTTTAGCAAATGTGGCCGTCCTAGTGGAAAATCTCGTGACTATTGGGTGATTGATAAGGAATGGAAGTCTGCTCACGTGCACATCCTAATTAATTGTGACGAGGTTAAACCGTATCTTGA ATTGTTCATGCAATATCATTCTATCAATGAGGATGATGCTTCTGGTATTATACACGAGCAATTTCCATCATGGCTAAAGGACTAT GTGAATGATGAAAGGAATGGAACAACTAGTCCACACCTGAAGGCATTAGCTCTCGGTCCTAGTCCGAAGGCAACATCATGGAACATATACTTTGTTAATGGGTACAAGTTTCACACTCAAGAATGGAGTCATGGTAAAAAGACTACTAATTGTGGGGTATATGTTAAAGGTCTTACAAATGGAGGAGAAAATGATTTTTATGGCATCATCCAACGTATCCTTCAATTGGAATACCATGGCTTTAGCAACAAGATTGCCCTAttttattgtgattggtttgatccAACAAATAATAGTGGCACAAAAGTTATTACTGAGTACAATATTGTTGACATTAAGATGAATAAACGATATCGTCAGTATGACCCATTCATTCTTGCACAAGAAGCAAAACAAGTGTATTATGTCCCTTATCCAGAAACGTGTAGAAATATGCGTGGATGGTGTGCAGCAATCACCACAAAACCAAGGGGTTATGTCGAGATAGACAACACCGGGGATGAAATACCTTATCAATCCGATGAGATGTTACCAGTTGTGCCTATTACAGAAGTTGAACAAATACGTGGTTTAGCTGATGGGGGGTTAATTGATGACGAGGTCGAGATAACAATGACAACTGAACCAATGACTCAAGATTGA
- the LOC131603526 gene encoding uncharacterized protein LOC131603526 isoform X2 codes for MTGQNGKRKAPSSTTNVVDRLCRQRQIPPGSIAIKNSRMVHMKPGSKNPPPPHTQRKNPPPIQPTKTSLPTQPSPSIHTNPTPPPPQPPPPIQTNPTPPPSQPLSKTRKNPIPPPTNQPLSKTQSNPTPPPIQKNPTPPPTNQPQPSIPTSEEFRFIPTPGYTHHVLQSPPHHTTEEGVQEEGVQGLSNEEQEEPEEQVDGQRPKIYIVEDTALSPGDLVAEMCRKVIEKLYRGTFFNYSELKRGGRDKERKEWFNMFKSLVSWDRCDDAKMEDLFHKRCATRLRDILQKAKEKACKPPWMGVDTWEFLIEKWQTKEFKDVSKQNKINRSSSKGGAVHTSGRRAHHDVALDLAKKLKRPAHPDELFIATHKKKNGEWVDERAATTHETYVSSLTQATQITGNDVDGSTRIQMWKDVAGGKTRGRCYGVAQLAHNVRHGVSFLTQVSISNPNREADNQAIEAARAEAAAAREEAARANARTDELAKQFEDLRKMFDMFQSRQAGSSRAPSSEHAHYNYSEDEDEDEDEEDDVAGDHDQDQ; via the exons ATGACTGGACAAAACGGGAAGAGAAAAGCACCATCGAGCACGACTAA TGTTGTTGATAGGTTATGCCGTCAACGACAAATTCCACCTGGAAGTATTGCTATAAAGAATTCTCGAATGGTCCATATGAAACCTGGTTCAAAGAACCCACCACCACCACATACTCAGAGAAAAAATCCACCACCGATTCAGCCAACTAAAACATCACTTCCTACTCAACCTTCACCATCGATTCATACCAATCCAACACCACCACCTCCTCAGCCTCCACCACCAATTCAGACAAATCCAACACCACCACCTTCGCAGCCTCTATCAAAGACTCGGAAAAACCCAATTCCGCCTCCTACTAATCAGCCTCTATCAAAGACTCAGTCAAACCCAACACCCCCACCGATTCAAAAAAACCCAACACCGCCACCTACTAATCAGCCTCAACCATCAATCCCGACTTCTGAGGAATTCAGATTCATTCCTACCCCGGGATATACTCATCATGTTTTGCAAAGTCCCCCCCATCACACCACAGAAGAGGGCGTTCAAGAAGAGGGGGTCCAAGGACTTTCTAATGAGGAACAAGAAGAACCAGAAGAACAAGTTGATGGACAAAGACCGAAGATCTATATTGTGGAAGATACTGC GCTAAGTCCAGGCGATCTTGTTGCCGAAATGTGCAGAAAAGTTATAGAAAAGCTTTACCGGGgtactttttttaattatagtgaGCTTAAACGTGGTGGAAGAGATAAAGAGAGAAAGGAATGGTTCAACATGTTTAAA TCGCTTGTAAGCTGGGACCGTTGCGATGATGCTAAAATGGAAGACTTGTTTCATAAAAGATGTGCAACACGATTGCGTGATATATTACAAAAGGCTAAAGAGAAGGCGTGCAAGCCGCCTTGGATGGGTGTAGATACATGGGAGTTTCTTATTGAAAAGTGGCAGACAAAAGAGTTCAAAGATGTCTCCAAACAAAATAAGATTAATCGATCATCAAGCAAAGGTGGGGCAGTCCATACGTCTGGTCGTAGAGCTCACCATGATGTTGCACTTGATTTG GCTAAAAAACTCAAGCGACCCGCACATCCGGACGAGCTCTTCATTGCCACTCATAAAAAGAAGAATGGGGAGTGGGTTGACGAGCGCGCAGCGACAACACAT GAAACTTACGTGAGTAGTCTTACACAAGCCACACAAATTACTGGTAATGATGTGGATGGATCAACAAGAATACAAATGTGGAAAGACGTTGCTGGAGGTAAAACACGGGGGCGGTGTTATGGAGTTGCACAATTGGCGCACAACGTAAGACATGGAGTGAGCTTCTTGACACAGGTGTCAATTTCAAACCCCAATAGAGAAGCAGATAACCAAGCCATTGAGGCTGCTAGAGCTGAAGCTGCTGCTGCACGTGAAGAGGCTGCACGAGCTAATGCGCGGACAGATGAATTGGCAAAGCAATTTGAAGATCTTAGGAAAATGTTTGATATGTTTCAGTCTCGTCAGGCGGGTTCTTCTAGGGCTCCTTCAAGTGAACATGCTCATTATAACTACTCG gaggatgaggatgaggatgaggatgaggaagaTGATGTTGCTGGTGATCATGATCAGGATCAGTAG